One genomic window of Streptomyces sp. NBC_01276 includes the following:
- a CDS encoding FadD3 family acyl-CoA ligase has translation MGEVAGAEGCGHDRGAGAGAAEAVGVGAGAGEAADAGGGRHVDVPDPRGDLRWGTIAGLVRDAATRYGDREAVVDGRLRLDYAQLGERVERAAAACLAAGVEPGDRVAVWAPNTLDWIVSALGAVSAGAVLVPLNTRFKGAEAAYVLQRSRARLLFVTGTFLGTSYVASLRRAAAEGTGTGPLPGLPHLEQVVVLADDAPEDFRTWKDFLAAGDAVPAEAVRARAEAIPSDAPSDIIYTSGTTGSPKGAVITHAQTLRCYAVWSELAGLREGDRYLIVNPFFHTFGYKAGIIACLMRGATMVPQPVFNVDTVLANVAAERISVLPGPPTLHQSLLDHPQRDHHDLSALRLVVTGAAVVPLRLVERLRAELHIATVLTAYGLSEASGIVTMCRRGDPAEVVSETSGRPIPDTRLRIAAPDGTPRPVGTPGEVWVGGHHVMRGYFEDPDGTAGAITPDGWLRTGDVGVLDADGNLRITDRIKDMFIVGGFNAYPAEIEQLLGLHPDVADVAVVGIPDPRLGEVGKAYAVRRPGSTLTADDLIAWSRREMANYKVPREVEFVADLPRNASGKVLKTELRSRRRPV, from the coding sequence ATGGGCGAAGTCGCGGGTGCGGAGGGGTGCGGGCACGACCGGGGGGCCGGAGCCGGGGCGGCGGAGGCGGTCGGGGTCGGGGCCGGGGCGGGGGAGGCGGCGGACGCCGGGGGAGGGCGTCACGTCGACGTCCCCGACCCCCGCGGCGACCTCCGCTGGGGCACCATCGCCGGCCTCGTCCGGGACGCCGCCACCCGCTACGGCGACCGGGAGGCCGTCGTCGACGGACGCCTGCGCCTCGACTACGCCCAGCTCGGCGAACGGGTAGAGCGCGCAGCCGCCGCCTGCCTCGCCGCCGGCGTCGAACCCGGCGACCGCGTCGCCGTCTGGGCGCCCAACACCCTCGACTGGATCGTCTCCGCCCTCGGCGCCGTCAGCGCGGGAGCGGTGCTCGTCCCCCTCAACACCCGCTTCAAGGGCGCTGAAGCCGCCTACGTGCTCCAGCGCAGCCGCGCCCGCCTGCTCTTCGTCACCGGCACCTTCCTCGGCACCTCCTACGTGGCCTCCCTGCGCCGCGCCGCCGCCGAAGGCACCGGCACCGGACCCCTGCCCGGCCTGCCGCACCTGGAACAGGTCGTGGTCCTGGCCGACGACGCCCCCGAGGACTTCCGCACCTGGAAGGACTTCCTCGCCGCCGGCGACGCCGTCCCCGCCGAGGCCGTCCGCGCCCGCGCCGAGGCGATACCGTCCGACGCCCCCTCCGACATCATCTACACCTCGGGCACCACCGGCAGCCCCAAGGGCGCCGTCATCACCCACGCCCAGACCCTGCGCTGCTACGCCGTCTGGAGCGAACTCGCAGGCCTCCGTGAGGGCGACCGCTACCTCATCGTGAACCCGTTCTTCCACACCTTCGGCTACAAGGCCGGGATCATCGCCTGCCTGATGCGCGGCGCCACGATGGTCCCGCAGCCCGTCTTCAACGTGGACACCGTCCTCGCCAACGTCGCCGCCGAGCGGATCTCCGTACTCCCCGGCCCGCCCACCCTCCACCAGTCCCTCCTCGACCACCCCCAGCGCGACCACCACGACCTGTCGGCCCTGCGCCTGGTCGTCACCGGGGCGGCCGTCGTCCCCCTCCGGCTCGTCGAGCGGCTCCGCGCCGAACTGCACATCGCCACCGTGCTCACCGCCTACGGGCTCTCCGAGGCCAGCGGCATCGTCACCATGTGCCGCCGGGGCGACCCGGCCGAGGTGGTCTCCGAGACCTCCGGACGCCCCATCCCCGACACCCGCCTGCGGATCGCCGCCCCCGACGGCACCCCACGGCCCGTCGGCACCCCCGGCGAGGTGTGGGTCGGCGGACACCACGTGATGCGGGGCTACTTCGAGGACCCGGACGGCACCGCCGGCGCCATCACCCCCGACGGCTGGCTGCGTACCGGCGACGTGGGCGTCCTCGACGCGGACGGCAACCTCCGCATCACCGACCGGATCAAGGACATGTTCATCGTCGGCGGCTTCAACGCCTACCCCGCCGAGATCGAGCAGCTCCTCGGTCTGCACCCGGACGTCGCCGACGTCGCCGTCGTCGGCATCCCCGATCCCCGCCTCGGCGAGGTCGGCAAGGCGTACGCGGTCCGGCGCCCCGGCTCCACCCTCACCGCCGACGACCTGATCGCCTGGTCCCGCCGGGAGATGGCCAACTACAAGGTGCCGAGGGAGGTGGAATTCGTCGCGGACCTGCCGCGCAACGCGAGCGGCAAGGTCCTCAAGACCGAACTCCGCTCCCGCCGCCGACCGGTGTAG
- a CDS encoding Zn-ribbon domain-containing OB-fold protein, with product MTTTAPADGLLLPVPDEDGAPFWEYAARGELRVQACAACGRLRFPPRPCCPHCQSFESEWRPMSGRGRIWSYVRPHPPLLPAYAAQAPYNVILVELAEAPGIRLAGNLVTSADAPLDSVDPARLRIGARVQVVFAETGGVTVPRWILEKA from the coding sequence ATGACGACGACCGCGCCCGCTGACGGGCTGCTCCTGCCCGTCCCCGACGAGGACGGCGCCCCCTTCTGGGAGTACGCCGCCCGGGGCGAACTCCGCGTCCAGGCCTGCGCCGCCTGCGGCCGCCTGCGGTTCCCGCCCCGCCCCTGCTGCCCGCACTGCCAGTCCTTCGAGAGCGAGTGGCGCCCGATGAGCGGGCGGGGCCGGATCTGGTCCTACGTACGGCCGCACCCCCCGCTGCTGCCCGCGTACGCCGCGCAGGCCCCGTACAACGTCATCCTCGTGGAGCTCGCCGAGGCCCCCGGGATCCGGCTCGCCGGGAACCTGGTCACCTCCGCCGACGCACCGCTGGACTCGGTGGACCCGGCCCGGCTGCGCATCGGGGCCAGGGTCCAGGTCGTCTTCGCCGAGACGGGCGGGGTGACCGTGCCGCGCTGGATCCTGGAGAAGGCGTGA
- a CDS encoding enoyl-CoA hydratase/isomerase family protein: protein MTVRVEREKEAGVAVVTLDREHRHNAIDLDTAAELVAVWREFRSDEDVRAVVLTGAGTAAFCTGIDRSARVPQPASPYSVDDPLLTIGPKACDLWKPVIAAVNGMACGGAFYLLGEAEFIVSSTAATYFDPHTSYGMVSAYEAVYMAQRMPFGEAARMSLMGTAERLSARRAHEIGLVSELAEPGELLEAALRSARTLAGFPTEAVQGTVRALWSAKRAALAQALDQAPALIALGNLSPERQAELFGSRRAGAGFRLR, encoded by the coding sequence GTGACGGTACGCGTGGAGCGGGAGAAGGAGGCCGGGGTCGCCGTCGTCACCCTGGACCGCGAGCACCGGCACAACGCCATCGACCTCGACACGGCCGCCGAACTGGTGGCGGTGTGGCGGGAGTTCCGCTCGGACGAGGACGTACGGGCGGTGGTGCTCACCGGTGCGGGGACGGCCGCGTTCTGCACCGGCATCGACCGCTCGGCGCGCGTGCCGCAGCCCGCCTCCCCGTACTCGGTGGACGACCCGCTGCTCACCATCGGGCCGAAGGCCTGCGACCTGTGGAAGCCGGTGATCGCCGCGGTCAACGGCATGGCCTGCGGCGGGGCCTTCTACCTGCTGGGCGAGGCGGAGTTCATCGTGTCCTCCACCGCGGCCACCTACTTCGACCCGCACACCTCCTACGGGATGGTCAGCGCCTACGAAGCCGTGTACATGGCGCAGCGGATGCCCTTCGGGGAGGCCGCCCGGATGTCCCTGATGGGCACGGCGGAACGGCTCTCCGCGCGGCGGGCCCACGAGATCGGCCTCGTCTCGGAGCTGGCGGAGCCTGGGGAGCTGCTGGAGGCGGCGCTGCGGTCGGCGCGGACGCTGGCCGGGTTCCCGACGGAGGCCGTACAGGGGACGGTGCGGGCGCTGTGGTCGGCGAAGCGGGCCGCACTGGCGCAGGCCCTGGACCAGGCGCCGGCGCTGATCGCCCTGGGGAACCTGTCGCCGGAGCGGCAGGCCGAGCTCTTCGGGTCCCGGCGGGCGGGGGCGGGGTTCCGGCTGCGCTGA
- a CDS encoding VOC family protein, producing the protein MAAFAEGSPCWVDASLPDVEAGKRFYGELFGWTFGDSAGPAYGHYTQAYSRGRNIAALAPKPDGRMPTVWGVYLYTTDAYACAQRIRAAGGQMVMDPQPVGPYGTAAMAADPGGAVFGLWQPGTHHGFDAQQEPYTYCWSEVYTRAREAVDAFYAKVFGYVPEDQDDPETGIAYRVWSPPGAAPGSDTAVLGRTLITDAFPEIMPAHFLAYFAVPDCDQSVATVQRLGGRVTADPFDTPYGRIAVVADNQGAVFGLLSEPRVKTGA; encoded by the coding sequence ATGGCCGCATTCGCGGAAGGCTCGCCCTGCTGGGTCGACGCCTCGCTCCCGGACGTCGAGGCGGGCAAGCGGTTCTACGGTGAGCTCTTCGGGTGGACCTTCGGCGACAGCGCGGGACCCGCGTACGGCCACTACACCCAGGCCTACAGCCGCGGCCGCAACATCGCCGCCCTCGCCCCCAAGCCCGACGGCCGCATGCCCACCGTGTGGGGCGTGTACCTGTACACCACCGACGCCTACGCCTGCGCCCAGCGCATCCGCGCCGCCGGCGGCCAGATGGTCATGGACCCCCAGCCCGTGGGCCCCTACGGCACGGCCGCGATGGCCGCCGACCCCGGCGGCGCCGTCTTCGGCCTCTGGCAGCCCGGCACCCACCACGGCTTCGACGCCCAGCAGGAGCCGTACACGTACTGCTGGTCCGAGGTCTACACCCGGGCCCGCGAGGCCGTCGACGCCTTCTACGCCAAGGTCTTCGGCTACGTCCCCGAGGACCAGGACGACCCCGAGACCGGCATCGCCTACCGCGTCTGGTCCCCGCCCGGCGCCGCCCCCGGCTCCGACACGGCCGTCCTCGGCCGCACCCTGATCACCGACGCGTTCCCGGAGATCATGCCGGCGCACTTCCTCGCCTACTTCGCCGTCCCCGACTGCGACCAGAGCGTCGCCACCGTCCAGCGGCTCGGCGGACGCGTCACGGCCGACCCGTTCGACACGCCGTACGGGCGGATCGCGGTCGTCGCCGACAATCAGGGAGCCGTGTTCGGACTGCTCTCGGAGCCCCGCGTGAAGACCGGCGCGTGA
- a CDS encoding SRPBCC family protein, translating to MRTIATEITIDATPEEVWATLIDLPRYCVWNPYIRQAVGEVVPGARLELTGYPESGRPTTFRPTVLLVARNVEFRWARRLPVRGLFDRQHYFRLAEGPNRSTRLEHGERFRGLLVPFRTKTLNSTARNLTTMNEALRTRAESARSTP from the coding sequence GTGCGCACCATCGCCACCGAGATCACCATCGACGCGACGCCCGAAGAGGTCTGGGCGACCCTGATCGACCTGCCCCGCTACTGCGTCTGGAACCCGTACATCCGCCAGGCCGTCGGCGAGGTGGTGCCCGGCGCCCGGCTGGAGCTGACGGGGTACCCGGAATCGGGCAGGCCGACCACCTTCCGGCCGACCGTCCTGCTGGTCGCGCGCAACGTCGAGTTCCGCTGGGCCCGCCGCCTCCCGGTCCGGGGGCTCTTCGACCGCCAGCACTACTTCCGCCTCGCCGAGGGCCCGAACCGCAGCACCCGCCTGGAACACGGCGAACGCTTCCGCGGCCTCCTCGTCCCCTTCCGCACCAAGACCCTGAACTCCACCGCCCGCAACCTCACGACGATGAACGAGGCCCTGCGCACCCGCGCCGAATCGGCCCGCAGCACCCCGTAA
- a CDS encoding PQQ-binding-like beta-propeller repeat protein, with protein MEQLTQHDPRRIGPFEVLGRLGAGGMGLVYLARSASGRRVAIKTVRTELAEDQLFRVRFTREVEAARAVSGFYTAAVVDADPRAAVPWLATAYVPAPSLEEIVNECGPMPAQAVRWLAAGIAEALQSIHGAGLVHRDLKPSNVLVVEDGPRVIDFGIASGVSNTRLTMTNVAVGTPAYMSPEQAKDSRSVKGASDIFSLGSTLVFAATGHPPYHGANPVETVFMLLREGPNLEGLPDELRPLIDSCMQMDATLRPTPADLQAQLAPHLFEGGDESGTASAWLPERAVAMIEARRAGHRTAATAPAVPAQPPAGPRSGPQSGLRSGPQPGPQSGQGSEGATHRRPRGAADPWVDPRTGQALPPRPDRPPMAPVAASSAPGAPVLVGGSPVPIGPGPRAAASAPAAHTGADSATGWVRPPAGTPAAASQAPVSSASVPAPGPSPDSGRWRPWRFRMSNEVWGTPTVAGDLLYVTSFEVHALDVGSGRRQFKTRDVAWSMAVAEGRIHASDGPSLYALDATDGSERWRLSTDAWVYALRAERGTVITATRGGGVQGWEASNGQKLWELTGAQSDFETPEAAPVLRDGTVYVWQDARLRALDARSGQEAWSYPVGDAASCGNVPVRVTPAADGNVYVSAGTRVLSVDRASGRVRWHFEAPAVFLAPPAFAPGPAVTGGGVYLADYLGTVYALDAATGKDRWRIATEPRQAADPVLVAAGNVHLGAGSALYTLDAVTGTPKWRFAAGGEITGSPAVADGRVHFGSADHCLYTLDAAGGQLRWKLATGGEITGAPVAEAGVVYACSKDRCVYALDAAKGTGTRTSS; from the coding sequence GTGGAGCAGCTGACGCAGCACGACCCGAGACGGATCGGCCCCTTCGAGGTGCTGGGACGGCTCGGCGCCGGCGGCATGGGGCTGGTCTATCTCGCACGGTCGGCATCCGGCCGCAGGGTGGCCATCAAGACGGTGCGCACCGAGCTCGCCGAGGACCAGCTGTTCCGGGTGCGCTTCACCCGCGAGGTGGAGGCGGCGCGCGCCGTCTCCGGCTTCTACACGGCCGCCGTCGTGGACGCCGACCCGCGGGCCGCCGTCCCGTGGCTGGCCACCGCGTACGTCCCGGCGCCCTCCCTGGAGGAGATCGTCAACGAGTGCGGGCCCATGCCCGCCCAGGCCGTACGGTGGCTCGCGGCCGGCATCGCCGAGGCCCTCCAGTCCATCCACGGCGCCGGCCTGGTCCACCGCGACCTGAAGCCCTCCAACGTGCTCGTCGTCGAGGACGGCCCGCGCGTGATCGACTTCGGCATCGCGAGCGGGGTCTCCAACACCCGCCTGACCATGACGAACGTGGCCGTCGGCACCCCCGCCTACATGTCGCCGGAGCAGGCGAAGGACTCGCGCAGCGTCAAGGGCGCCAGCGACATCTTCTCGCTCGGCTCCACCCTCGTCTTCGCCGCGACCGGGCACCCGCCGTACCACGGGGCCAACCCCGTCGAGACGGTGTTCATGCTGCTGCGCGAGGGTCCCAACCTGGAGGGCCTCCCCGACGAGCTGCGACCGCTCATCGACTCCTGCATGCAGATGGACGCCACCCTGCGTCCCACCCCCGCCGACCTCCAGGCGCAGCTGGCCCCGCACCTCTTCGAGGGCGGCGACGAGAGCGGCACCGCCTCCGCGTGGCTCCCGGAGCGGGCCGTCGCGATGATCGAGGCCCGCCGCGCGGGCCACCGTACGGCCGCCACCGCGCCCGCCGTCCCGGCACAGCCCCCGGCCGGGCCGCGCTCCGGTCCGCAGTCCGGGCTCCGCTCCGGCCCGCAGCCCGGTCCGCAGTCCGGGCAGGGGTCCGAGGGCGCCACCCACCGCCGGCCGCGCGGCGCCGCCGACCCCTGGGTCGACCCGCGCACCGGGCAGGCGCTCCCGCCGCGCCCGGACCGTCCGCCGATGGCCCCGGTCGCCGCCTCCTCGGCGCCCGGCGCGCCCGTCCTGGTCGGGGGTTCCCCGGTCCCGATCGGGCCCGGCCCGCGTGCCGCGGCCTCCGCCCCGGCCGCGCACACCGGCGCCGACTCCGCCACCGGCTGGGTCCGGCCGCCCGCGGGCACCCCGGCCGCCGCCTCGCAGGCGCCCGTCTCCTCGGCCTCGGTGCCGGCCCCCGGGCCGTCCCCGGACAGCGGCCGCTGGCGCCCGTGGCGCTTCCGCATGTCCAACGAGGTGTGGGGCACCCCGACCGTCGCGGGCGACCTGCTCTACGTCACCTCCTTCGAGGTGCACGCCCTGGACGTCGGCAGCGGCCGCCGCCAGTTCAAGACGCGCGACGTCGCCTGGTCCATGGCCGTGGCCGAGGGCCGCATCCACGCCTCCGACGGCCCCTCCCTCTACGCCCTCGACGCCACCGACGGCTCCGAGCGGTGGCGGCTGTCCACCGACGCCTGGGTGTACGCCCTGCGCGCCGAGCGGGGCACCGTCATCACCGCCACGCGCGGCGGCGGCGTACAGGGCTGGGAGGCCTCCAACGGCCAGAAGCTGTGGGAGCTGACCGGCGCGCAGTCCGACTTCGAGACGCCGGAGGCGGCCCCCGTCCTGCGGGACGGCACCGTCTACGTCTGGCAGGACGCCCGGCTGCGCGCCCTCGACGCCCGCTCCGGCCAGGAGGCCTGGTCCTACCCGGTCGGCGACGCGGCCTCCTGCGGCAACGTCCCCGTCCGCGTCACCCCGGCCGCCGACGGCAACGTCTACGTCAGCGCCGGCACCCGCGTCCTGTCCGTCGACCGGGCCTCCGGCCGGGTCCGCTGGCACTTCGAGGCCCCGGCCGTCTTCCTGGCGCCCCCGGCCTTCGCCCCCGGCCCGGCCGTCACGGGCGGCGGGGTCTACCTCGCCGACTACCTGGGCACCGTCTACGCCCTCGACGCCGCCACCGGCAAGGACCGCTGGCGCATCGCCACCGAGCCGCGCCAGGCCGCGGACCCGGTGCTGGTCGCTGCGGGCAACGTGCACCTGGGCGCGGGCAGCGCCCTGTACACCCTCGACGCGGTCACCGGCACCCCGAAGTGGCGGTTCGCGGCGGGCGGCGAGATCACCGGCTCCCCGGCGGTCGCGGACGGCCGGGTCCACTTCGGCTCCGCCGACCACTGCCTCTACACCCTGGACGCGGCGGGCGGCCAGCTCCGCTGGAAGCTGGCCACGGGCGGCGAGATCACCGGAGCCCCGGTCGCGGAGGCGGGCGTGGTGTACGCGTGCAGCAAGGACCGCTGCGTGTACGCCCTGGACGCGGCGAAGGGCACGGGCACCCGTACCTCCTCCTGA
- a CDS encoding TetR family transcriptional regulator yields the protein MTGQVRTVDGRVAGRRGQATRQKLLDCLSEMLSSSPYRDVKVIDVARKAGTSPATFYQYFPDVEGAVLEIAEEMATEGAQLTALVEGRNWVGKAGWATAEELVEGFLEFWRRNDAILRVVDLGAAEGDKRFYKIRMKILNSVTNSLTESMKELQAKGKVDKDLSPAAMAGSLVAMLAAVASHQKGFQTWGVKQAELRPNLALLVHLGITGKKPTK from the coding sequence ATGACAGGACAAGTACGCACCGTCGACGGGCGTGTCGCCGGCCGGCGCGGCCAGGCGACGCGGCAGAAGCTGCTCGACTGCCTCAGTGAGATGCTCAGCTCCTCGCCGTACCGCGACGTCAAAGTGATCGACGTCGCCCGCAAGGCCGGTACCTCCCCCGCGACCTTCTACCAGTACTTCCCGGACGTCGAAGGCGCCGTCCTGGAGATCGCCGAGGAAATGGCCACGGAGGGCGCGCAGTTGACCGCGCTCGTCGAGGGCCGCAACTGGGTCGGCAAGGCCGGCTGGGCGACCGCCGAGGAACTCGTCGAGGGATTCCTGGAGTTCTGGCGTCGCAACGACGCCATCCTGCGGGTGGTCGACCTGGGCGCGGCCGAGGGCGACAAGCGGTTCTACAAGATCCGCATGAAGATCCTGAACTCCGTCACCAACTCCCTCACGGAGTCGATGAAGGAGCTCCAGGCCAAGGGCAAGGTCGACAAGGACCTCAGCCCGGCGGCCATGGCGGGGTCACTGGTCGCAATGCTGGCCGCGGTCGCCTCGCACCAGAAGGGCTTCCAGACCTGGGGCGTCAAGCAGGCCGAACTCAGGCCCAACCTGGCGCTGCTCGTGCACCTGGGCATCACCGGGAAGAAGCCCACCAAGTGA
- a CDS encoding peptidylprolyl isomerase, with translation MSNVFFDININGAPAGRIVFNLFDDVVPQTARNFRELATGQNGFGYAGSGFHRVIPQFMLQGGDFTNHNGTGGKSIYGEKFADENFNLKHDRPYLLSMANAGRNTNGSQFFITTVVTPWLDGKHVVFGEVVEGQALVDQIEALGSQSGAPKGKVEIAASGVVDAA, from the coding sequence ATGAGCAACGTCTTCTTCGACATCAACATCAACGGCGCCCCGGCCGGCCGCATCGTCTTCAACCTGTTCGACGATGTCGTCCCGCAGACCGCGCGCAACTTCCGCGAGCTGGCCACCGGCCAGAACGGCTTCGGCTACGCCGGCTCCGGCTTCCACCGCGTCATCCCGCAGTTCATGCTGCAGGGCGGTGACTTCACCAACCACAACGGCACCGGCGGCAAGAGCATCTACGGCGAGAAGTTCGCGGACGAGAACTTCAACCTGAAGCACGACCGCCCGTACCTGCTGTCGATGGCGAACGCCGGCCGCAACACCAACGGCTCGCAGTTCTTCATCACCACCGTCGTCACCCCGTGGCTGGACGGCAAGCACGTCGTCTTCGGCGAGGTCGTCGAGGGCCAGGCCCTGGTCGACCAGATCGAGGCCCTGGGCTCCCAGTCCGGCGCCCCCAAGGGCAAGGTCGAGATCGCGGCCTCCGGCGTCGTCGACGCCGCCTGA
- a CDS encoding lipid-transfer protein translates to MAATLKDATAIVGIGQTAFAKQLPQSEKELACRAILAALADAGIAPAEVDAFASYTMEETDEVEVAKAIGAGDVTFFSKVGYGGGGSCATVGHLAAAVATGQATVGVAWRSRKRGSGPRPWKNTAVQLPTPGQWTRPFGLLRPADEIAMLARRYMHEYGATRDHLFNVAMACRNRANENPAAMMYERPLTREMYMTSRMISEPLCLFDNCLETDGALACVIVSAERARDCRQKPVYVHSVAQGLPAQHHGMVNYWNDDPLSGPAWTAARHLWKQADFGPQDIDVAQIYDAFTPLIPLSLEGYGFCGRGEGAAFTEGGALEMGGRLPINTGGGGLSEAYVHGFNLINEGVKQLRGISTAQVPDAATCLVTAGEGVPTSAILLRA, encoded by the coding sequence ATGGCGGCAACGCTCAAGGACGCTACGGCAATCGTCGGCATCGGCCAGACCGCCTTTGCCAAACAACTGCCCCAGTCCGAAAAGGAATTGGCCTGCCGCGCCATCCTCGCGGCGCTCGCCGACGCCGGCATCGCCCCCGCCGAGGTGGACGCCTTCGCCTCCTACACCATGGAGGAGACCGACGAGGTCGAGGTCGCCAAGGCGATAGGCGCCGGCGACGTCACCTTCTTCTCCAAGGTCGGCTACGGCGGCGGCGGCTCCTGCGCCACCGTCGGCCACCTCGCCGCCGCCGTCGCCACCGGCCAGGCCACCGTCGGCGTCGCCTGGCGCTCCCGCAAGCGCGGCTCCGGCCCCCGCCCCTGGAAGAACACCGCCGTCCAGCTCCCCACCCCCGGCCAGTGGACCCGCCCCTTCGGCCTGCTGCGCCCCGCCGACGAGATCGCCATGCTGGCCCGCCGCTACATGCACGAGTACGGCGCCACCCGCGACCACCTCTTCAACGTGGCGATGGCCTGCCGCAACCGGGCCAACGAGAACCCGGCCGCGATGATGTACGAGCGCCCGCTGACCCGCGAGATGTACATGACCTCCCGCATGATCAGCGAGCCGCTCTGCCTCTTCGACAACTGCCTGGAGACGGACGGCGCCCTGGCCTGCGTGATCGTCTCCGCCGAGCGGGCCCGCGACTGCCGCCAGAAGCCCGTCTACGTGCACTCCGTCGCCCAGGGCCTGCCCGCCCAGCACCACGGGATGGTCAACTACTGGAACGACGACCCCCTCTCCGGCCCCGCCTGGACCGCCGCCCGCCACCTGTGGAAGCAGGCCGACTTCGGCCCCCAGGACATCGACGTCGCCCAGATCTACGACGCCTTCACCCCCCTGATCCCGCTCTCCCTGGAGGGCTACGGCTTCTGCGGACGCGGCGAGGGCGCGGCCTTCACCGAGGGCGGCGCCCTGGAGATGGGCGGCCGGCTCCCGATCAACACCGGCGGCGGCGGCCTCTCCGAGGCGTACGTGCACGGATTCAACCTGATCAACGAGGGCGTCAAGCAGCTGCGCGGCATCTCCACCGCCCAGGTGCCGGACGCCGCGACCTGCCTGGTGACGGCGGGCGAGGGTGTCCCGACGTCCGCGATCCTGCTGCGAGCCTGA
- a CDS encoding GntR family transcriptional regulator: MPLLKYEHIAESLRRRVADGEFGPGDLLPSSRDLCEQWAVSRATAIKAMEVLRADGLVVPHQGRGFVVTQAPLARPAGGRGTGTSRLQGAAPYRRLGTPEMLVPPSHVADALGLAPGLRALHRARLILTEDGGPHSHVAAWFAPEIADACPRLHQNGPIAEGTTHYVRRSTGRLPVSGTDTTSVRLATTAEAELLQVKRPCAVAVVLHTAHDAAGGVLVCEEGVTPEGLWERTDNYAMGQGG; encoded by the coding sequence ATGCCTCTTCTGAAGTACGAACACATCGCGGAAAGCCTGCGACGCCGGGTCGCTGACGGCGAGTTCGGTCCCGGGGACCTCCTCCCGTCCAGCCGTGACCTGTGCGAGCAGTGGGCGGTCTCGCGGGCGACGGCCATCAAGGCCATGGAGGTGTTGCGAGCCGATGGGCTCGTGGTGCCGCACCAGGGCCGCGGATTCGTCGTGACGCAGGCGCCGCTGGCCCGGCCTGCGGGCGGCCGGGGCACGGGAACCAGCCGGCTCCAGGGAGCCGCCCCGTACCGTCGGCTCGGTACGCCGGAGATGCTGGTGCCGCCGTCCCACGTCGCCGATGCCCTCGGTCTGGCACCGGGCCTGCGGGCCCTGCACCGGGCCCGGCTGATCCTCACCGAGGACGGCGGGCCGCATTCGCACGTGGCCGCCTGGTTCGCGCCGGAGATCGCGGACGCCTGCCCGCGCCTGCACCAGAACGGGCCGATCGCCGAAGGCACGACCCACTACGTGCGCCGCTCCACGGGACGGCTGCCGGTCAGCGGGACCGATACGACGTCGGTGCGCCTGGCGACGACCGCGGAGGCGGAACTCCTTCAGGTGAAACGCCCCTGCGCCGTCGCGGTGGTCCTGCACACCGCCCATGACGCAGCAGGAGGGGTCCTGGTCTGCGAGGAAGGCGTCACTCCGGAGGGCCTGTGGGAGCGCACGGACAACTATGCGATGGGCCAGGGGGGTTGA
- a CDS encoding methyltransferase domain-containing protein produces the protein MPPYSVGPEIIAFYSETIDESDRLSTSADGVLEMVRTQELLRRHLPAAPARIIDIGAGPGAHARWLVEDGYAVDLVDPVPRHVEEATAAGLRSVIGDARALTADDDTYDVALVLGPLYHLIDHGDRIRALREAARVVRPGGTVAAAAIGRYASLFEHVATTRLAIDAVRDAVADVLASGIHEAGRKGFTSAYFHTGESLHGEMREAGLRTPVVYGVEGPAWSALKAAEQHSGDGLAGSKLFDAALTAARLAEPHPDLLAASSHMLAVATVA, from the coding sequence ATGCCTCCCTACTCCGTTGGCCCAGAGATCATCGCCTTCTACAGCGAGACGATCGACGAATCCGACCGGCTGAGCACCAGTGCGGACGGAGTGCTCGAAATGGTCCGTACCCAAGAACTCCTGAGGCGTCATCTCCCCGCCGCACCCGCCCGGATCATCGACATCGGGGCAGGCCCCGGCGCGCACGCCCGGTGGCTGGTCGAGGACGGGTACGCCGTCGACCTCGTCGACCCGGTGCCGCGGCACGTCGAGGAGGCCACGGCCGCAGGGTTGCGCAGCGTCATCGGCGACGCCCGTGCGCTGACCGCCGATGACGACACCTACGACGTCGCGCTCGTGCTGGGCCCGCTGTACCACCTGATCGACCACGGCGACCGGATCCGGGCGCTGCGCGAGGCCGCCCGCGTCGTACGGCCCGGCGGGACCGTGGCGGCCGCCGCCATCGGCCGCTACGCGTCTCTCTTCGAGCACGTCGCCACCACCAGGCTGGCGATCGACGCGGTACGGGACGCCGTCGCCGACGTCCTCGCGAGCGGGATCCACGAAGCGGGCCGCAAGGGCTTCACCAGCGCCTACTTCCACACCGGCGAGAGCCTGCACGGGGAGATGCGCGAGGCCGGACTCCGGACGCCGGTCGTGTACGGCGTCGAGGGCCCGGCCTGGTCCGCGCTGAAGGCGGCCGAACAGCACAGCGGGGACGGCCTGGCCGGATCGAAGCTGTTCGACGCGGCCCTGACCGCCGCGCGCCTGGCCGAGCCCCACCCCGACCTGCTCGCCGCGAGCTCGCACATGCTCGCCGTGGCCACGGTGGCGTAG